A section of the Streptomyces sp. CG1 genome encodes:
- a CDS encoding fumarate reductase/succinate dehydrogenase flavoprotein subunit, which produces MTEYVNYATGAPVTDAKAPSGPINERWDRRRFEAKLVNPANRRKHTIIVVGTGLAGGSAGATLAEQGYHVVQFCYQDSPRRAHSIAAQGGINAAKNYRNDGDSIHRLFYDTVKGGDFRARESNVHRLAQISVEIIDQCVAQGVPFAREYGGLLDTRSFGGVQVSRTFYARGQTGQQLLLGAYQALSRQIAAGNVEMHPRTEMLDLIVVDGRARGIVARDLVTGRIDTHFADAVVLASGGYGNVFYLSTNAMNSNATAVWRAHRRGAYFANPCFTQIHPTCIPRTGDHQSKLTLMSESLRNDGRIWVPKATGDTRPPHQIPEDERDYYLERIYPSFGNLVPRDIASRAAKNVCDEGRGVGPGGQGVYLDFADAIKRMGRKAVEAKYGNLFDMYQRITDEDPYEVPMRIYPAVHYTMGGLWVDYDLQTTVPGLFAIGEANFSDHGANRLGASALMQGLADGYFVLPATINDYLARNPHQEAVTAEHPVVQEVLAETEDRLNLLLSVDGDRTPDSFHRELGELMWEFCGMARTDSGLRKALERIPQIREEFWRRIKVPGTGEEFNQSLEKANRIIDYLELAELMCLDALHRAESCGGHFREESQTPDGEAARRDEEFSYAAAWEFGGTGQAPTLHQEDLVFEYVHPTQRSYA; this is translated from the coding sequence ATGACCGAATACGTGAACTACGCGACGGGCGCGCCGGTCACCGACGCCAAGGCGCCGTCCGGCCCGATCAACGAGCGCTGGGACAGGCGCCGCTTCGAGGCCAAGCTGGTCAACCCCGCCAACCGGCGCAAGCACACGATCATCGTCGTCGGTACCGGCCTCGCGGGCGGCTCCGCGGGCGCGACCCTCGCCGAACAGGGGTACCACGTCGTCCAGTTCTGCTACCAGGACTCCCCGCGCCGCGCCCACTCCATCGCCGCGCAGGGCGGTATCAACGCGGCGAAGAACTACCGCAACGACGGCGACTCGATCCACCGGCTGTTCTACGACACCGTCAAGGGCGGCGACTTCCGCGCCCGCGAGTCCAACGTCCACCGGCTCGCGCAGATCTCGGTCGAGATCATCGACCAGTGCGTGGCCCAGGGCGTGCCCTTCGCCCGCGAGTACGGCGGGCTGCTCGACACCCGCTCCTTCGGCGGCGTACAGGTCTCGCGTACGTTCTACGCCCGTGGCCAGACGGGGCAGCAGCTGCTCCTCGGCGCGTACCAGGCCCTGAGCAGGCAGATCGCCGCGGGCAACGTGGAGATGCATCCGCGCACCGAGATGCTCGACCTGATCGTCGTGGACGGGAGGGCCCGGGGGATCGTGGCCCGTGACCTGGTCACGGGGCGTATCGACACGCACTTCGCGGACGCCGTCGTCCTCGCCAGCGGCGGGTACGGAAACGTCTTCTACCTGTCGACCAACGCCATGAACTCCAACGCGACCGCCGTCTGGCGGGCGCACCGGCGCGGCGCCTACTTCGCCAACCCCTGCTTCACGCAGATCCATCCGACCTGCATTCCGCGCACCGGCGATCACCAGTCCAAGCTGACGCTGATGAGCGAGTCGCTGCGCAACGACGGCCGGATCTGGGTGCCGAAGGCCACGGGCGACACCCGCCCGCCGCACCAGATCCCCGAGGACGAGCGCGACTACTACCTGGAGCGCATCTACCCGTCCTTCGGCAACCTGGTGCCGCGGGACATCGCCTCCCGCGCGGCGAAGAACGTCTGCGACGAGGGAAGGGGCGTCGGTCCCGGCGGGCAGGGCGTCTACCTCGACTTCGCCGACGCGATCAAGCGGATGGGCCGCAAGGCCGTCGAGGCCAAGTACGGCAACCTCTTCGACATGTACCAGCGGATCACCGACGAGGATCCGTACGAGGTGCCGATGCGGATCTACCCGGCCGTGCACTACACGATGGGCGGCCTGTGGGTCGACTACGACCTGCAGACCACCGTCCCCGGCCTGTTCGCGATCGGCGAGGCCAACTTCTCCGACCACGGCGCCAACCGGCTCGGTGCCTCCGCGCTGATGCAGGGCCTGGCCGACGGCTACTTCGTGCTGCCGGCCACCATCAACGACTACCTGGCCCGCAACCCCCACCAGGAGGCGGTGACGGCCGAACACCCCGTCGTCCAGGAGGTGCTGGCCGAGACGGAGGACCGGCTGAACCTGCTGCTGTCCGTGGACGGTGACCGCACCCCCGACTCCTTCCACCGTGAACTCGGCGAGCTGATGTGGGAGTTCTGCGGCATGGCCCGCACCGACTCCGGGCTGCGCAAGGCCCTGGAGCGCATCCCGCAGATCCGCGAGGAGTTCTGGCGGCGCATCAAGGTGCCCGGCACCGGCGAGGAGTTCAACCAGTCGCTGGAGAAGGCCAACCGGATCATCGACTACCTGGAGCTGGCCGAGCTGATGTGCCTGGACGCGCTGCACCGCGCCGAGTCCTGCGGCGGCCACTTCCGCGAGGAGTCCCAGACCCCGGACGGCGAGGCCGCCCGCAGAGACGAGGAGTTCTCCTACGCGGCCGCCTGGGAGTTCGGCGGCACCGGTCAGGCGCCCACCCTGCACCAGGAAGACCTGGTCTTCGAGTACGTCCACCCCACTCAGCGGAGCTACGCATGA
- a CDS encoding succinate dehydrogenase/fumarate reductase iron-sulfur subunit: protein MKLTLRVWRQKNADADGAMSTYEVDGIASDMSFLEMLDVLNEQLILAGEDPVAFDHDCREGICGACSLVINGDAHGPERTTTCQLHMRSFQDGDTIDIEPWRAAAFPVIKDLVVDRSAFDRIIEAGGYVTVPTGSAPEAHATPVPKADADFAFEHAECIGCGACVAACPNGAAMLFTSAKVNHLNVLPQGAPERETRVLDMVAQMDAEGFGGCTLTGECATACPKGIPLVSITSMNREWLRATRKVGKR from the coding sequence ATGAAGCTCACCCTGCGCGTCTGGCGGCAGAAGAACGCCGACGCCGACGGCGCCATGTCCACGTACGAGGTGGACGGCATCGCGTCCGACATGTCCTTCCTGGAGATGCTGGACGTCCTCAACGAGCAGCTCATCCTCGCGGGCGAGGATCCCGTCGCCTTCGACCACGACTGCCGCGAGGGCATCTGCGGCGCCTGCTCGCTCGTCATCAACGGCGACGCGCACGGTCCCGAGCGCACCACCACCTGCCAGCTGCACATGCGGTCCTTCCAGGACGGCGACACGATCGACATCGAGCCGTGGCGGGCCGCCGCCTTCCCGGTGATCAAGGACCTGGTCGTCGACCGGTCCGCGTTCGACCGGATCATCGAGGCCGGCGGCTACGTCACCGTGCCGACCGGGTCCGCCCCGGAGGCGCACGCCACGCCGGTGCCGAAGGCCGACGCCGACTTCGCCTTCGAGCACGCGGAGTGCATCGGATGCGGTGCGTGCGTCGCCGCGTGTCCCAACGGCGCGGCGATGCTGTTCACTTCCGCCAAGGTCAACCACCTGAACGTGCTGCCGCAGGGGGCGCCCGAGCGGGAGACCCGGGTGCTGGACATGGTGGCCCAGATGGACGCCGAGGGCTTCGGCGGGTGCACGCTGACCGGTGAGTGCGCCACCGCGTGCCCGAAGGGGATTCCCCTGGTGTCCATCACCAGCATGAACAGGGAGTGGCTGCGGGCCACCCGGAAGGTGGGGAAGCGGTAG
- a CDS encoding GNAT family N-acetyltransferase: MTGVSTLDRPPQPAAPTRYTVTLARDEEDVRAAQRLRHDVFAGEMGALLATPQPGLDVDAFDAHCDHLLVRDTMTGQVVGTYRLLPPERASVAGRLYSEGEFELGALDGIRPSLVEVGRSCVHPDHRDGAVISLIWAGIARYMVDRGHEWLAGCCSVPLADGGTLATATWERVRAKHLAPEEFRVRPLLPWSPNTEAPAGHTDLPALLRGYLRLGAWVCGEPAHDPDFGVVDLYVLLSMRRVNARYLRHFLSLVPA; this comes from the coding sequence ATGACCGGCGTTTCCACCCTAGACCGCCCCCCGCAGCCCGCGGCACCGACCCGCTACACGGTCACCCTCGCCCGTGACGAGGAGGACGTGCGTGCCGCGCAGCGGCTGCGGCACGACGTCTTCGCCGGGGAGATGGGAGCCCTGCTGGCCACCCCGCAGCCGGGCCTCGACGTCGATGCCTTCGACGCCCACTGCGACCACCTGCTGGTGCGCGACACCATGACCGGGCAGGTCGTCGGCACCTACCGACTGCTGCCCCCCGAGCGGGCCTCGGTCGCCGGGCGGCTCTACTCCGAGGGCGAGTTCGAGCTGGGCGCCCTCGACGGCATCCGGCCCTCCCTGGTCGAGGTCGGCCGCTCCTGCGTGCACCCCGACCACCGCGACGGCGCCGTGATCAGCCTGATCTGGGCCGGTATCGCCCGCTACATGGTCGACCGCGGCCACGAGTGGCTGGCGGGCTGCTGCTCGGTGCCGCTCGCCGACGGCGGCACCCTCGCGACGGCCACCTGGGAGCGGGTGCGCGCCAAGCACCTGGCACCCGAGGAGTTCCGGGTACGGCCGCTGCTGCCGTGGAGCCCGAACACCGAGGCCCCCGCCGGCCACACCGACCTGCCGGCCCTGCTGAGGGGCTACCTCCGCCTCGGCGCCTGGGTCTGTGGCGAGCCCGCGCACGACCCGGACTTCGGGGTCGTCGACCTGTACGTGCTGCTGTCGATGCGCCGGGTCAACGCGCGCTATCTGCGGCACTTCCTCTCCCTCGTGCCGGCCTGA
- a CDS encoding lysophospholipid acyltransferase family protein, which produces MSVWLPTAPCTPGACVEPAPAAVAVPRAVLRLTAVVALVLAGVALMPLGGRIPAEWVRRWCRAIVRAIGVQVRITGAAAPSGGLLLVANHVSWLDIPLLTAVRPARMLAKTEIRQWPVAGALAARGGALFIERDRLRALPETVARIAEGLRQGAAVAAFPEGSTWCGRAQGHFRRAVFQAALDAGVPVQPVRLRYMQGGGTASTAAAFVGEDTLLASLWRVARTRDLIAEVEIRPLIAPGTHPDRRALAAAAQPIASGPAWTHAALLGKAREGSPVVRRSVVAGRSPKFPASLEPGGTPIAAQPHR; this is translated from the coding sequence ATGAGCGTCTGGCTGCCTACCGCGCCCTGCACCCCGGGCGCCTGTGTGGAGCCGGCCCCGGCCGCCGTGGCCGTACCCCGGGCCGTGCTGCGGCTGACCGCGGTCGTGGCGCTGGTGCTGGCCGGGGTCGCGCTGATGCCGCTCGGCGGGAGGATCCCCGCCGAGTGGGTCAGGCGGTGGTGCAGGGCGATCGTGCGGGCCATCGGGGTCCAGGTCCGGATCACCGGCGCCGCCGCACCCTCCGGCGGACTGCTGCTGGTCGCCAACCATGTCTCATGGCTGGACATCCCGCTGCTGACCGCCGTACGCCCGGCCAGGATGCTCGCCAAGACCGAGATCCGGCAGTGGCCGGTGGCGGGCGCACTGGCCGCGCGCGGCGGGGCCCTGTTCATCGAGCGGGACAGGCTGCGTGCGCTGCCCGAGACGGTCGCCCGGATCGCCGAGGGGCTGCGCCAGGGCGCGGCCGTGGCCGCCTTCCCGGAGGGCAGCACCTGGTGCGGGCGGGCCCAGGGCCACTTCCGCCGGGCCGTCTTCCAGGCCGCGCTCGACGCGGGCGTGCCCGTGCAGCCGGTGCGGCTGCGCTACATGCAGGGGGGCGGTACGGCCAGTACGGCCGCCGCGTTCGTCGGCGAGGACACCCTGCTCGCCTCCCTGTGGCGGGTGGCCCGTACCCGGGACCTGATCGCGGAGGTGGAGATACGGCCGCTGATCGCGCCGGGCACCCATCCCGACCGCCGTGCGCTGGCCGCTGCGGCCCAGCCGATCGCGTCCGGGCCGGCGTGGACGCATGCGGCGCTCTTGGGCAAGGCCCGGGAAGGGTCGCCGGTCGTCCGCCGGTCCGTCGTGGCTGGTCGCTCCCCCAAGTTCCCGGCTTCGCTCGAACCCGGGGGCACCCCCATCGCGGCGCAGCCGCATAGGTGA
- a CDS encoding ATP-binding cassette domain-containing protein encodes MHSPPDQYVRVRGAREHNLKGVDVDIPRDLLAVFTGVSGSGKSSLAFGTIYAEAQRRYFESVAPYARRLIHQVGAPKVGEITGLPPAVSLQQRRSAPTSRSSVGTVTNLSNSLRMLFSRAGEYPPGAERLESDAFSPNTAAGACPECHGLGQVHDTTEELLVPDPGLSIREGAIAAWPGAWQGKNLRDILDALGHDVDRPWRELPAGAREWILFTDEQPVVTVHPVRDADRIQRPYQGTYMSARRYVLKTFSDTKSASLRAKAERFLTTAPCPACGGSRLRPEALAVTFGGRTIAELAASPLTDLAVLLDGRDEAARVLTEDLKSRIAPVVELGLGYLSLDRSTPTLSVGELQRLRLATQLRSGLFGVVYVLDEPSAGLHPADTEALLTVLARLKSAGNSVFVVEHHLEVVRGADWLVDVGPGAGEHGGRVLYSGPPAELASVEESATAAFLFDESPGPAREVRGPCGWLTVGPVTRHNLRAVTAEFPLGAFTAVTGVSGSGKSTLIGELTQEQAGVDRLVRVDQRPIGRTPRSNLATYTGLFDVVRKVFAGTEEARTRGYGVGRFSFNVAGGRCETCQGEGFVSVELLFLPSTYAPCPDCGGARYNPETLQVSYRERNIAEVLDLTVETAAEFFADVPAAARSLRTLLDVGLGYLRLGQPATELSGGEAQRIKLASELQRGRRGHTLYLLDEPTTGLHPADVEVLMDRLHGLVDAGHTVVVVEHDMTVVAGADWVIDLGPGGGDRGGRIVASGPPERVARAAGSATAPYLARVMP; translated from the coding sequence ATGCACAGCCCTCCTGACCAGTACGTCCGCGTCCGCGGCGCCCGCGAACACAATCTCAAAGGCGTCGACGTCGACATCCCCCGCGACCTCCTGGCCGTGTTCACCGGTGTGTCCGGTTCGGGGAAGTCGTCGCTGGCGTTCGGGACGATCTACGCCGAGGCGCAGCGCCGGTACTTCGAGTCGGTGGCGCCGTATGCGCGCAGGCTGATCCATCAGGTCGGGGCGCCGAAGGTCGGCGAGATCACCGGGCTGCCGCCGGCGGTGTCGCTGCAGCAGCGCCGCTCGGCCCCCACCTCCCGTTCCTCGGTGGGCACGGTCACCAATCTCTCCAACTCCCTGCGCATGCTGTTCTCACGCGCCGGGGAGTATCCGCCGGGCGCGGAGCGGCTCGAGTCGGACGCGTTCTCGCCGAACACGGCGGCCGGGGCCTGCCCGGAGTGCCACGGGCTGGGCCAGGTGCACGACACGACCGAGGAGTTGCTGGTCCCGGATCCGGGGCTGTCCATCCGCGAGGGCGCCATCGCCGCCTGGCCGGGCGCCTGGCAGGGCAAGAACCTGCGGGACATCCTCGACGCGCTCGGCCACGACGTGGACCGGCCCTGGCGTGAGCTGCCCGCCGGGGCGCGGGAGTGGATCCTGTTCACGGACGAGCAGCCGGTGGTCACCGTCCACCCCGTCCGGGACGCGGACCGCATCCAACGGCCGTACCAGGGCACGTACATGAGCGCCCGCCGGTATGTGCTGAAGACGTTCTCGGACACCAAGTCGGCCTCGCTGCGGGCGAAGGCGGAGCGGTTCCTGACCACCGCGCCCTGCCCGGCGTGCGGGGGCAGCCGGCTGCGGCCCGAGGCGCTCGCGGTGACGTTCGGCGGCCGGACCATCGCCGAACTGGCCGCGTCGCCGCTGACCGATCTGGCCGTACTGCTCGACGGGCGGGACGAGGCCGCCCGGGTCCTCACCGAGGACCTGAAGTCCCGGATCGCACCCGTGGTCGAGCTGGGCCTCGGGTATCTGAGCCTGGACCGGTCCACACCCACCCTGTCCGTGGGTGAGCTGCAACGGCTGCGGCTCGCCACGCAGTTGCGTTCCGGGCTGTTCGGCGTGGTGTACGTGCTGGACGAGCCGTCCGCCGGACTGCACCCGGCGGACACCGAGGCGCTGCTGACCGTGCTGGCGCGGCTGAAGTCCGCCGGCAACTCGGTGTTCGTGGTGGAGCATCACCTCGAGGTGGTGCGCGGCGCCGACTGGCTGGTGGACGTCGGCCCCGGTGCGGGCGAGCACGGCGGGCGCGTGCTGTACAGCGGACCGCCGGCCGAGCTGGCGTCGGTGGAGGAGTCGGCCACGGCGGCCTTCCTGTTCGACGAGTCACCCGGCCCCGCACGTGAAGTCAGGGGGCCGTGCGGCTGGTTGACGGTGGGTCCGGTGACCCGGCACAACCTGCGTGCGGTGACGGCCGAGTTCCCGCTGGGCGCGTTCACCGCCGTCACCGGGGTCTCCGGGTCCGGAAAGTCCACGCTGATCGGCGAGTTGACGCAGGAGCAGGCGGGCGTGGACCGGCTGGTCCGGGTCGACCAGCGGCCGATCGGGCGGACCCCGCGTTCCAACCTGGCCACCTACACCGGCCTGTTCGACGTCGTCCGCAAGGTCTTCGCCGGCACCGAGGAGGCGCGGACGCGCGGGTACGGCGTCGGACGGTTCTCCTTCAACGTGGCCGGAGGGCGTTGCGAGACCTGCCAGGGCGAGGGCTTCGTCAGCGTCGAGCTGCTGTTCCTGCCGAGCACGTACGCACCCTGTCCGGACTGCGGCGGCGCCCGCTACAACCCGGAGACGCTCCAGGTGTCGTACCGGGAGCGGAACATCGCCGAGGTGCTGGATCTGACGGTCGAGACCGCGGCGGAGTTCTTCGCCGACGTCCCGGCCGCCGCGCGGAGCCTGCGCACCCTGCTCGACGTGGGCCTCGGCTATCTGCGGCTCGGGCAGCCGGCGACCGAGCTGTCCGGCGGCGAGGCCCAGCGGATCAAGCTGGCGAGCGAGCTGCAGCGCGGCCGGCGCGGCCACACCCTCTATCTGCTGGACGAGCCGACGACCGGGCTGCACCCGGCCGATGTGGAGGTGCTGATGGACCGACTCCACGGGCTGGTCGACGCGGGGCACACGGTCGTGGTGGTCGAGCACGACATGACGGTGGTCGCGGGCGCGGACTGGGTCATCGACCTGGGCCCCGGCGGGGGTGACCGAGGCGGCCGTATCGTCGCCTCCGGCCCGCCGGAGCGGGTCGCGCGGGCGGCGGGGAGTGCTACGGCGCCTTATTTGGCGCGGGTCATGCCTTAG
- a CDS encoding antitoxin, with the protein MSVMDKLKQMLKGHEEQAKTGVDKAGDTIDERTQGKYRSQVDTAQQKADEFIDENRQDNPPQ; encoded by the coding sequence ATGTCCGTGATGGACAAGCTCAAGCAGATGCTCAAGGGTCACGAAGAGCAGGCCAAGACGGGCGTCGACAAGGCGGGCGACACGATCGACGAGCGGACCCAGGGCAAGTACCGCTCCCAGGTGGACACCGCGCAGCAGAAAGCGGACGAGTTCATCGACGAGAACCGCCAGGACAACCCTCCGCAGTAG
- a CDS encoding DUF5133 domain-containing protein, with amino-acid sequence MLMPDLRTAATALRAYRIAQARLLRNPANPLRRRRYDDTAYTLCVLMGKRDATEAAALAERLLAAASAGTKPNRARRARTAIP; translated from the coding sequence ATGCTGATGCCCGACCTCAGAACCGCCGCCACGGCGCTGCGCGCCTACCGGATCGCGCAGGCCCGCCTCCTGCGGAATCCGGCGAATCCACTCCGCCGCCGTCGGTACGACGACACTGCCTACACACTCTGCGTGCTCATGGGCAAACGCGACGCCACCGAGGCCGCCGCCCTGGCGGAACGCCTGCTCGCCGCGGCCTCCGCCGGCACGAAGCCGAACCGTGCCCGCCGAGCGCGCACCGCCATCCCCTGA
- the ligD gene encoding non-homologous end-joining DNA ligase, with product MSAEARTQDEIRVGGRRVSLSNPDKELFPDDGITKAELVDYYRSVARPMLTHLKDRPLVMERYPDGYRGRSFFHKDVPDYFPDWIRTVEVPKEGGRLTMAVCDDTATLVYLANQACITPHPWLSPANCLDCPDRLVFDLDPPEGQEDGFEAVRWCARTLGDLLTELGLRPALMTTGSRGMHLLVLLDRRTDFDTARHFARRVADLLAARHSDRLTTEPRKNKRRGRLYLDTQRNAYAQTSVAPYAVRARPHAPIATPLDWDELDDPDLGPRRWTLRTLTERLDKYSDPWKGLSRCRRSLRTAQRRLDDLT from the coding sequence ATGAGCGCCGAGGCCAGGACGCAGGACGAGATCCGGGTCGGCGGCCGCAGGGTGTCGTTGTCCAACCCGGACAAGGAGCTGTTCCCGGACGACGGGATCACCAAGGCCGAACTGGTCGACTACTACCGCTCCGTCGCGCGCCCGATGCTCACGCACCTGAAGGACCGGCCGCTGGTGATGGAGCGGTACCCCGACGGGTACCGGGGAAGGTCCTTCTTCCACAAGGACGTTCCGGACTATTTCCCCGACTGGATCCGCACCGTCGAGGTGCCCAAGGAGGGCGGCCGCCTGACCATGGCGGTGTGTGACGACACGGCGACCCTCGTCTATCTGGCCAACCAGGCCTGCATCACTCCGCATCCGTGGCTTAGCCCCGCGAACTGCCTGGACTGTCCGGACCGGTTGGTCTTCGACCTCGACCCTCCCGAGGGCCAGGAGGACGGCTTCGAGGCCGTACGGTGGTGCGCCCGCACCCTGGGTGATCTGCTCACGGAACTCGGCCTGCGCCCCGCGCTGATGACGACCGGATCGCGGGGCATGCATCTGCTGGTCCTGCTCGACCGGCGCACGGACTTCGACACCGCACGGCACTTCGCTCGGCGCGTCGCCGACCTGCTCGCCGCCCGGCACAGCGACCGGCTGACGACCGAGCCGCGCAAGAACAAGCGCCGGGGCCGCCTCTACCTGGACACCCAGCGCAACGCCTACGCCCAGACCTCGGTCGCCCCCTACGCCGTGCGCGCCCGCCCGCACGCTCCCATCGCCACCCCGCTGGACTGGGACGAGCTCGACGACCCGGACCTCGGCCCGCGCCGATGGACGCTGCGCACGCTGACCGAGCGTCTCGACAAGTACAGCGACCCGTGGAAGGGGCTGAGCCGCTGCCGCCGCTCCCTGCGCACTGCACAACGGCGTCTGGACGACCTCACCTGA
- a CDS encoding hydrophobic protein translates to MLPILLVLLLALLLFGVGFAVKILWWIALAVLVVWLLGFLFRGAAVGGGRRRWYRW, encoded by the coding sequence ATGCTTCCCATTCTGCTGGTCCTGCTGCTGGCGCTGTTGCTCTTCGGCGTCGGCTTCGCCGTGAAGATTCTCTGGTGGATCGCTCTTGCCGTGCTCGTCGTGTGGCTGCTGGGCTTCCTGTTCCGCGGCGCGGCCGTCGGTGGGGGCAGGCGTCGCTGGTACCGGTGGTGA
- a CDS encoding DUF6328 family protein: protein MTGTEGDGGIERIGRDETAEERADRRWGELIQEVRVAQTGVQILFGFLLTVVFTPRFAQLGRTDRTIYIVTIVLGAAATGALIGPVSVHRLVAGRRVKPQAVVWAARLTLVGLVLLLATMTSALLLVLRVATHDSYVLWLVAAVLAWYLLCWFAWPLWTRHRHTTR, encoded by the coding sequence GTGACGGGCACCGAAGGGGACGGGGGCATCGAGCGCATCGGGCGCGACGAGACCGCGGAGGAGCGCGCCGACCGGCGGTGGGGAGAGCTGATCCAGGAGGTCCGCGTCGCCCAGACGGGCGTGCAGATCCTCTTCGGCTTCCTGCTCACCGTCGTGTTCACACCGAGGTTCGCGCAGCTGGGCCGGACGGACCGGACGATCTACATCGTGACCATCGTCCTCGGCGCCGCGGCGACCGGGGCGCTGATCGGCCCGGTGTCCGTGCACCGGCTCGTCGCCGGACGACGCGTGAAACCGCAGGCGGTCGTGTGGGCCGCCCGGCTGACCCTGGTCGGCCTGGTCCTGCTGCTCGCCACGATGACCTCCGCGCTCCTGCTCGTCCTCAGAGTCGCGACCCACGACAGTTACGTGCTCTGGCTGGTCGCCGCGGTGCTGGCCTGGTACCTGCTGTGCTGGTTCGCGTGGCCCCTGTGGACGCGGCACCGGCACACGACCAGGTGA
- a CDS encoding RtcB family protein yields the protein MELVEERPYRFRIEQHGDMRVPGMVFASRQLLKDAEKSLEQVVHVATLPGIVGASYAMPDIHWGYGFPIGGVAATDLDEGGVVSPGGVGFDISCGVRLLAADCDRAELRPALSAVMDGLDRAIPRGAGPGGVWRLDGPRQLERILEGGSRYAVEQGHGEERDLVRCEDGGAVADADVTQVGPRARERGLGQVGSLGSANHFLEVQQVARVYDERAAAAFGLAEGQVCVMIHCGSRGLGHQICTDHVREMGRAMARYGITVPDRQLACTPVDSPEGRAYLGAMAAAANYGRANRQLLTDAARRVFDRAAGVRLSLVYDVSHNLAKIETHPVDGTRRRLCVHRKGATRAFPPGHPDLPRDLSGVGQPVLIPGTMGTASYVLAGVPGGGAFASTCHGAGRTMSRHEAVRTITDRQLRARLERDGIAARPLSWRGLPEEAPEAYKDVDAVVSVAEEAGLCGRVARLVPLGVVKG from the coding sequence ATGGAACTGGTCGAGGAGCGGCCCTACCGCTTCCGCATCGAACAACACGGGGACATGCGGGTGCCGGGCATGGTGTTCGCCTCCCGGCAGCTGCTGAAGGACGCCGAGAAGTCGCTGGAGCAGGTGGTCCACGTGGCCACGCTGCCCGGAATCGTCGGCGCCTCGTACGCCATGCCGGACATCCACTGGGGCTACGGCTTCCCCATCGGCGGTGTCGCGGCGACCGACCTGGACGAGGGCGGCGTGGTCTCGCCCGGCGGGGTCGGCTTCGACATCTCCTGCGGGGTACGGCTGCTGGCCGCCGACTGCGACCGTGCGGAGCTGCGGCCCGCGCTGTCCGCGGTCATGGACGGCCTGGACAGGGCGATCCCACGCGGGGCCGGCCCCGGCGGGGTGTGGCGGCTGGACGGGCCCCGGCAGCTGGAGCGGATCCTCGAGGGCGGGTCCCGTTACGCGGTGGAACAGGGGCACGGAGAGGAGCGCGACCTGGTCCGCTGCGAGGACGGCGGGGCGGTCGCCGACGCGGACGTGACCCAGGTCGGCCCGCGGGCGCGCGAGCGCGGCCTCGGACAGGTCGGCAGCCTCGGCTCCGCCAATCACTTCCTGGAGGTGCAGCAGGTCGCCCGGGTGTACGACGAGCGCGCCGCGGCTGCTTTCGGGCTGGCCGAGGGCCAGGTGTGCGTGATGATCCACTGCGGGTCGCGCGGCCTCGGACACCAGATCTGCACCGATCACGTGCGGGAGATGGGCCGCGCCATGGCACGCTACGGCATCACGGTGCCGGACCGGCAGCTGGCCTGCACCCCCGTGGACTCGCCCGAGGGGCGCGCGTACCTCGGTGCGATGGCCGCGGCCGCCAACTACGGGCGCGCCAACCGGCAGTTGCTCACCGACGCGGCACGCCGGGTCTTCGACCGGGCTGCGGGAGTCCGGCTGTCGCTGGTGTACGACGTCTCCCACAACCTCGCCAAGATCGAGACGCATCCCGTGGACGGAACACGCCGTCGGCTGTGCGTCCACCGCAAGGGCGCCACCCGCGCCTTCCCGCCCGGCCATCCCGATCTGCCCCGCGATCTGAGCGGGGTGGGGCAGCCGGTGCTGATACCCGGCACCATGGGCACGGCCTCGTACGTCCTGGCCGGAGTGCCCGGCGGGGGTGCCTTCGCCTCCACCTGCCACGGCGCGGGCCGCACGATGAGCCGCCACGAGGCCGTGCGCACGATCACCGACAGGCAACTGCGGGCCAGGCTGGAACGGGACGGCATCGCGGCCCGCCCGCTGTCCTGGCGCGGTCTGCCCGAGGAGGCGCCGGAGGCCTACAAGGACGTCGACGCGGTGGTCAGCGTCGCCGAGGAGGCGGGGCTGTGCGGCAGGGTGGCCCGGCTGGTTCCGCTCGGCGTGGTCAAGGGGTGA